One genomic window of Myxocyprinus asiaticus isolate MX2 ecotype Aquarium Trade chromosome 5, UBuf_Myxa_2, whole genome shotgun sequence includes the following:
- the LOC127441246 gene encoding nucleotidyltransferase MB21D2-like: MAVPAQSSRTGSVSSSLGNSPTATPGGLNSNHKLWCCHELDFRSGVKIGELNRLIHEFSKEDQREYDDQRALEIHTAKDFIFSMLGMVQKLDQKLPVANEYLLLSGGVREGVVDMDLDELGLYNRGSDYDMAFTLLVPALKLHDRNQPVTLDMRNSALGHSWLSLRLFNEGTINRWRDCCTMTDHLNGTTNYFFSPTLVADWFQEAVGLVLAELQRKPQRGTPRLERVEHHSTLLSMVLGVGSSRMLYDIVPVVSFKGWPAVAQSWLMENHFWDGKITEEEVISGFYLLPACSASGCKENEWRLSFARSEVQLKKCISPGLMQAYQACKAIVVKLLAQPTAVSPYYLRSIMLWACDRLPSSYLSQEDYAAHFLLGLIDDLQHCLVNKTCPNYFIPQCNMLEQLCDKTAMFHARKLALVRSDPAQHLRSIIEEAKAANRLTQEMQRCASSSGLPSPLANPSSADHQQPDDRLAKKLQQLVTENPGKSISVFINPDDVTRPHFRIDDKFF, from the exons ATGGCGGTCCCAGCTCAGAGCAGCCGGACCGGATCCGTCAGCAGCAGTCTCGGGAACAGTCCGACCGCAACACCGGGCGGCTTGAACAGCAATCACAAGCTGTGGTGCTGTCACGAGCTGGATTTCAGGTCCGGAGTGAAGATCGGAGAGCTCAACCGTCTCATCCATGAATTCAGTAAAGAAGACCAGCGCGAGTATGATGACCAGAGGGCACTGGAAATACACACCGCCAAGGATTTCATCTTCTCCATGCTCG gCATGGTGCAAAAGCTGGACCAAAAGTTACCTGTTGCAAATGAGTACCTATTGTTGTCCGGTGGTGTGCGAGAAGGTGTGGTTGACATGGATCTTGATGAGCTTGGTCTCTACAACCGTGGCTCTGACTATGACATGGCCTTCACCCTGTTGGTTCCTGCCCTAAAGCTACACGACCGGAACCAGCCTGTCACACTGGACATGCGGAACTCAGCGCTGGGTCACTCATGGCTCAGCTTGCGACTTTTTAATGAAGGTACCATCAACCGCTGGCGGGATTGCTGCACGATGACTGACCATCTGAATGGCACCACCAACTACTTCTTCTCACCCACACTGGTAGCTGACTGGTTCCAAGAAGCAGTTGGATTGGTCCTGGCAGAGTTGCAGCGCAAGCCCCAAAGGGGCACTCCGAGGTTGGAACGGGTTGAGCATCACAGCACGCTGCTGTCTATGGTTTTAGGTGTGGGCAGCAGTCGTATGCTTTATGACATTGTTCCTGTGGTGTCTTTTAAAGGCTGGCCAGCAGTTGCCCAGAGCTGGTTGATGGAGAACCACTTCTGGGATGGGAAGATCACAGAGGAGGAGGTGATCAGTGGCTTCTATCTGCTGCCTGCCTGCTCAGCCTCTGGTTGCAAAGAAAACGAGTGGCGTCTCTCCTTTGCCCGCAGCGAAGTCCAGTTAAAAAAATGCATCTCACCAGGACTCATGCAAGCTTACCAGGCATGCAAGGCGATTGTCGTCAAGCTGCTGGCCCAGCCTACAGCTGTCAGTCCCTATTACTTACggagcatcatgttgtgggcCTGTGACCGACTACCTTCCAGCTATTTGTCACAGGAAGACTATGCTGCACACTTCCTGCTGGGTCTCATTGACGATTTGCAGCACTGCCTGGTCAACAAGACCTGCCCAAACTATTTCATCCCACAATGTAACATGCTGGAGCAGCTATGCGATAAGACAGCCATGTTTCACGCTCGTAAGCTTGCGCTAGTACGCTCAGATCCAGCTCAGCACCTGCGCTCCATCATTGAGGAGGCCAAGGCTGCCAATAGACTTACACAGGAGATGCAACGTTGTGCAAGTTCCTCAGGTCTGCCATCTCCACTGGCCAATCCCTCCTCCGCAGATCACCAACAGCCCGATGACCGGTTGGCCAAGAAGCTGCAGCAGTTGGTGACAGAGAATCCAGGCAAGTCCATCTCTGTGTTCATCAACCCTGACGATGTTACACGCCCTCACTTCCGTATCGATGACAAGTTTTTCTGA